A part of Solicola gregarius genomic DNA contains:
- a CDS encoding PKD domain-containing protein — MDNNSVRTITQIGDTVVLGGNFTKATSVGGTQVTRNYLLSFNADTGKISTSFVPALNGSVEEVLRGPTANTLYVVGGFSEVNGASSSRVTLLNLSDGSRVAGFRAPAMNGRANTIARAGDQIFVGGNFQDVGGSFYGGLVALDASSGALLPYLNTPVTERHNNSGGGAQGAIGVRDLDVTPGGSRMVAIGNFKKVDGLSRDQAVVVDLTPTSATVANWQTRRYEPGCFNWAFDTYMRGVDMSPDGSYFVIATTGGHNNGTLCDTAARFESDATGSNIQPTWVADTGGDTLWAVETTEQAVYVGGHQRWFNNAMGSDRAEPGAVPRPGIAALDPRTGVPLKWNPGRNPRGAAVYALHASSDGLWMGSDTEWVGNRRYHRPRVAFFSLAGGARVANDSTPTLPGEAYLGTSGANPLRTVDFDGTTAGAPTNANSGGIDWSRVRGAFRVGNNLIYGQNDGALYKRSFDNGTFGPASKLDPYNDPAWAGVDTGSGNTYDGRISAFYSQIPNVTGMYYDNGRLFYTLQGQSTLFYRFFSVDSGIVGVDQFQASTGRNWSTTDGMFAAAGKVYVASSSNGLTAIDVQNGVPSGSSSTVGSGVDWRSRALFIGRVNSPPEAAFTATCTDRTCEVDGSDSKDDRATITSYAWEFGDGKSANGKQSRHSYEDDGSYTITLTVTDDGGSTDIANRRVRVSAPPPSTVKYRAATGVARHQARPRVPIPAKTKRGDTLLALATFASRHPKPKAPKGWRLVGRKTAGQFASFAWTKSATTADAGSRKRWRLAGRPKATFTVAAYAGTDSIGAVRKSTARRTKKHRTPTARASAGDWVVSYWADRSSSTTKWKAPKSVAARRRVFGAGKGRVTSLLADSNGPVNRGRVGRQTATTNAKSPRSVAWTIVLNGN, encoded by the coding sequence GTGGACAACAACTCGGTGCGGACCATCACCCAGATCGGCGACACCGTGGTCTTGGGCGGCAATTTCACGAAGGCGACGTCGGTTGGCGGCACCCAGGTCACGCGCAACTACCTGCTGTCGTTCAATGCCGACACCGGGAAGATCAGCACGTCGTTCGTGCCGGCGCTGAACGGCTCGGTCGAGGAGGTGCTGCGTGGACCGACGGCCAACACCCTGTACGTCGTAGGCGGCTTCTCCGAGGTCAACGGTGCGAGCTCGAGTCGGGTGACCCTGCTCAACCTCTCCGACGGCTCGCGGGTCGCAGGCTTCAGAGCGCCCGCGATGAACGGTCGGGCGAACACCATCGCGCGGGCCGGGGACCAGATCTTCGTCGGTGGCAACTTCCAGGACGTCGGCGGCAGCTTCTACGGCGGCCTCGTCGCGCTCGACGCGAGTAGCGGAGCGTTGCTTCCGTACCTGAACACGCCGGTCACCGAACGCCATAACAACAGCGGCGGCGGTGCGCAGGGTGCGATCGGCGTACGTGATCTCGATGTCACTCCGGGTGGCAGTCGAATGGTGGCGATCGGAAACTTCAAGAAGGTCGACGGGCTGTCTCGGGACCAGGCGGTCGTCGTCGACCTGACGCCGACCAGTGCGACCGTCGCGAACTGGCAGACGCGGCGCTACGAGCCGGGCTGCTTCAACTGGGCGTTCGACACGTACATGCGTGGCGTCGACATGTCGCCGGACGGCAGCTACTTCGTCATCGCGACGACGGGCGGCCACAACAACGGAACCCTGTGCGATACCGCGGCCAGGTTCGAGTCGGACGCGACCGGGAGCAACATTCAGCCGACCTGGGTCGCCGACACCGGTGGCGACACCCTGTGGGCAGTCGAGACGACCGAGCAGGCCGTCTATGTCGGTGGTCACCAGCGTTGGTTCAACAACGCGATGGGCAGCGACCGCGCCGAGCCGGGTGCGGTGCCGCGCCCGGGCATCGCCGCGCTCGACCCGCGCACCGGGGTCCCGCTCAAGTGGAACCCCGGCCGTAACCCGCGTGGCGCAGCGGTCTACGCGCTGCACGCTTCGTCCGATGGGCTGTGGATGGGCAGCGACACAGAGTGGGTCGGAAACCGTAGGTACCACCGGCCACGCGTGGCGTTCTTCTCACTCGCCGGTGGTGCGCGGGTCGCGAATGACTCCACGCCCACCCTGCCCGGTGAGGCGTACCTGGGTACGTCGGGTGCCAATCCGCTGCGGACCGTCGACTTCGACGGGACGACGGCTGGCGCGCCGACGAACGCGAACAGCGGCGGCATCGACTGGAGCCGAGTTCGCGGTGCCTTCCGGGTCGGGAACAACCTGATCTACGGACAGAACGACGGCGCGTTGTACAAGCGTTCGTTCGACAACGGCACCTTCGGCCCGGCGAGCAAACTCGACCCGTACAACGACCCGGCATGGGCCGGAGTCGATACGGGCAGCGGCAACACCTACGACGGCCGGATCAGCGCGTTCTACTCCCAGATCCCCAACGTGACCGGGATGTACTACGACAACGGCCGGCTCTTCTACACCCTGCAAGGCCAGTCAACGTTGTTCTATCGCTTCTTCAGTGTCGACAGCGGGATTGTCGGCGTCGACCAGTTCCAGGCGTCGACCGGCCGCAACTGGTCGACAACAGATGGCATGTTTGCGGCAGCTGGCAAGGTCTACGTCGCGTCGTCCAGCAACGGACTGACGGCGATCGACGTGCAGAACGGGGTCCCGTCGGGGTCGTCGTCGACGGTGGGCTCGGGCGTCGACTGGCGATCGCGTGCACTCTTCATCGGTCGAGTGAACTCTCCGCCGGAGGCTGCGTTCACTGCTACTTGCACCGACCGGACGTGTGAGGTCGACGGGTCGGACTCCAAGGACGACAGGGCGACGATCACTTCTTACGCCTGGGAGTTCGGCGACGGCAAATCGGCAAACGGCAAGCAGAGTCGGCATTCGTACGAAGACGACGGGTCGTACACGATCACGCTGACGGTGACCGACGACGGCGGGAGCACCGACATAGCAAACCGTCGGGTCAGGGTGTCCGCGCCGCCACCCTCGACGGTGAAGTACCGAGCTGCCACGGGCGTTGCGCGGCACCAGGCTCGGCCACGAGTCCCGATTCCCGCCAAGACCAAACGCGGTGACACGCTGTTGGCGCTCGCGACCTTCGCGTCGCGACATCCGAAGCCCAAGGCGCCGAAGGGATGGAGACTGGTCGGGCGCAAGACCGCGGGCCAGTTCGCCAGCTTTGCATGGACCAAGTCGGCGACGACAGCAGACGCGGGCTCCAGGAAGCGGTGGCGGCTCGCTGGTAGGCCCAAGGCGACCTTCACGGTTGCGGCCTACGCGGGCACCGACTCGATCGGCGCCGTCCGGAAGTCGACGGCGCGCCGGACCAAGAAGCACCGCACCCCGACCGCTAGGGCGAGCGCCGGCGACTGGGTCGTGTCGTACTGGGCCGACCGTTCGAGCTCGACGACCAAATGGAAGGCGCCGAAGTCGGTCGCCGCGCGGCGCAGAGTGTTCGGCGCGGGCAAGGGCCGTGTCACGTCGCTACTGGCCGACTCGAACGGCCCGGTCAACCGCGGGAGGGTCGGTCGCCAGACGGCCACTACGAACGCGAAGAGCCCCCGGTCGGTCGCCTGGACGATCGTCCTGAACGGGAACTGA
- a CDS encoding glycosyltransferase: MKPIDTIRPDVPLVLVTVGSDHHRFDRLVDWIDAWVQVRDADEVQVFVQHGTSKRPSRCASQPYVPHDELNALMSRADVVVTQGGPMSIVEARDAGCVPVVVPRDPALHEHVDGHQIAFCRRLDDDELIRMAATRDEFGALLDAALVTPDEYTVPVDGKADARVAEAARRLSNIVTELSATPTIPKVLLILGSGRSGSTLLERTLGEVAGVSALGETVHLWERGVRDHELCGCGVPFDACEFWSAVGKSGFDGWSNIDPGEMIDGRHRVVRTRRIPELIAASPSARHRLERERMVNRLDQLYRAAQQVSGSRLLVDSSKLPAYAALLRRANVDVRCVFVVRDPRGVAHSWGKSVERPEVVGEQALMPRYSAARSAATWTMFAGLAGALRASGIAMTTVRYEDFLAAPADTVRHLLDFADHDLDPGGLAQIDGRRVRLGNAHTVAGNPMRFRTGTVDLVRDDAWRSQLPARDRRVVELLTLGVRRALGY; the protein is encoded by the coding sequence GTGAAGCCCATAGACACGATCCGCCCGGATGTGCCGCTGGTGCTCGTGACCGTTGGCTCCGATCATCACCGGTTCGACCGGCTCGTCGACTGGATCGACGCGTGGGTACAGGTGCGTGATGCCGACGAGGTCCAGGTGTTTGTCCAGCACGGGACGTCAAAACGGCCATCGCGTTGCGCCTCCCAGCCGTATGTACCCCACGACGAGCTGAACGCCCTCATGAGCAGAGCCGATGTCGTCGTCACACAGGGTGGACCGATGTCGATCGTCGAGGCACGGGATGCGGGGTGCGTTCCGGTGGTCGTACCGCGTGACCCTGCGCTCCACGAACACGTCGACGGGCACCAGATCGCGTTCTGCCGCCGCCTCGACGACGACGAGCTGATCAGAATGGCAGCGACGCGCGACGAGTTCGGCGCGCTCCTCGACGCCGCACTTGTCACACCCGACGAGTACACCGTCCCGGTCGACGGGAAGGCGGACGCGCGAGTCGCGGAGGCCGCCCGCCGACTGAGCAATATCGTCACGGAGCTCAGCGCCACACCAACCATTCCGAAGGTCCTCCTCATCTTGGGGTCAGGACGAAGCGGGTCGACGCTGCTCGAGCGCACGCTCGGCGAGGTTGCAGGAGTCTCCGCTCTCGGCGAGACCGTGCATCTGTGGGAGCGCGGCGTCCGCGACCACGAGCTGTGCGGCTGCGGGGTCCCGTTCGACGCGTGCGAGTTCTGGTCGGCGGTGGGCAAGTCGGGATTCGACGGTTGGAGCAATATCGATCCCGGCGAGATGATCGACGGGCGGCACCGGGTGGTTCGTACGCGTCGCATCCCCGAGCTCATCGCGGCGAGCCCGTCAGCCCGCCATCGACTCGAACGCGAGCGAATGGTGAATCGCCTCGATCAGCTCTACCGTGCGGCGCAGCAGGTATCGGGGTCGCGCCTCCTGGTCGACTCGAGCAAGCTTCCCGCGTATGCAGCGTTGTTGCGTCGCGCAAACGTGGACGTGCGCTGTGTCTTCGTCGTACGCGATCCGCGTGGTGTCGCACACTCATGGGGCAAGTCGGTCGAGCGGCCGGAGGTCGTCGGCGAGCAGGCGCTGATGCCGCGATACAGCGCGGCCAGGTCTGCGGCGACCTGGACCATGTTCGCCGGCCTCGCGGGCGCGTTGCGAGCGAGTGGCATAGCGATGACGACGGTGCGGTACGAAGACTTCCTCGCCGCTCCTGCCGACACCGTGCGGCACCTGCTGGACTTCGCCGACCACGATCTCGACCCGGGTGGCCTCGCCCAAATCGACGGCCGCCGAGTCCGGCTGGGGAACGCTCATACGGTTGCCGGGAACCCGATGCGGTTCAGGACCGGTACGGTCGATCTGGTGCGTGACGACGCGTGGCGTTCGCAGCTGCCGGCTCGGGACCGGCGCGTCGTCGAGCTGTTGACTCTTGGGGTTCGACGCGCACTCGGCTACTAG
- a CDS encoding glycosyltransferase family protein: protein MTFDKPDAVEPLAGEHVIHAHHPTTRNVVNLARNWHLARSVLRRVRPDIVISTGAGVALPFFVEARRRSIPTIYVEVYDRIDSRTLTGRLCRPFTSRFCVQWDEQRDLYAGSELLGPVL, encoded by the coding sequence GTGACGTTCGACAAGCCCGACGCGGTCGAGCCGCTCGCTGGAGAGCACGTCATCCACGCTCACCACCCGACGACGCGCAATGTCGTCAACCTCGCCCGCAACTGGCACTTGGCGCGCTCGGTGCTGCGTCGGGTCAGGCCGGATATCGTCATCTCCACGGGTGCCGGCGTCGCCCTTCCGTTCTTCGTCGAGGCGCGACGTAGGTCGATACCCACGATCTACGTCGAGGTGTACGACCGGATCGACTCACGGACACTGACGGGCCGGCTGTGTCGCCCGTTCACGTCAAGGTTCTGTGTCCAATGGGACGAGCAGCGAGACCTGTACGCGGGTTCGGAACTCTTGGGACCGGTGCTGTGA
- a CDS encoding lipopolysaccharide biosynthesis protein: MGRPPRRVVGTYAVMAKVASEAGAKPPSDRHQSTLRLLARESLLSLLGSITAGALNLLLPIVVTRQLTHDDAGIFFEATALFMVVLNVGTLGADTGVLRSLPQALARGEKNLVGVYVRTALGLPVAFAAAGGLLLAWTAPMLGPLLVHDSGTLDDAMTNCLYIVAAMLPIAVAYSVGVATTRGLGSIRVLVLVDKVGKGIVQLALVLVMAVGVGTAAGAVAGWVLAYGAALLAVVYWLVRYRRRGRDRRRTEPAVSRTERRELTRSFWSFAGPRAVSRVCNVAMQRADVLLVGAILGATDAAVYAAATRFLVLGTVFVQAIQQVMAPKISESVALDDLDRARTIYETTTTWLSLISWPVYLLAANFAYFLLGVFGPSYVSGETTAVILCLTMLVATSCGPVDTVLLMAGRSMLSLINAGVSLCVMVCADLLLIPSLGIAGAAIGWSLGILLNNMLALAQVHSTLHMHPFGAPLLVAVTSGLVCFGVVPALLHHLIADDRAALLAAVAVGSTLHATAIRMFRLTLRLDGFSIQQKKPQI; this comes from the coding sequence CACCAGTCGACGCTGCGGCTGCTGGCGCGGGAGAGTCTGCTCAGCCTGCTCGGCAGTATTACGGCCGGTGCGCTGAACCTGTTGCTGCCGATCGTCGTCACCCGCCAGCTGACCCACGACGACGCGGGCATCTTCTTCGAGGCGACGGCCCTGTTCATGGTCGTGCTCAATGTCGGCACACTTGGCGCCGACACGGGGGTGCTTCGGTCGCTCCCGCAAGCGTTGGCGCGTGGCGAGAAGAACCTGGTCGGCGTTTACGTGCGAACGGCACTCGGTTTGCCGGTGGCCTTCGCGGCCGCCGGCGGTCTGCTCCTCGCCTGGACGGCGCCGATGCTCGGGCCACTGCTCGTTCACGACTCCGGCACGCTCGACGACGCGATGACCAATTGTCTCTACATCGTGGCGGCGATGCTGCCGATCGCAGTTGCGTACTCGGTCGGCGTCGCCACGACCCGTGGTCTTGGCTCGATCCGGGTGCTCGTGCTCGTCGACAAGGTCGGCAAGGGCATCGTCCAACTCGCCCTTGTCCTCGTCATGGCGGTCGGCGTCGGTACGGCCGCCGGCGCCGTCGCCGGATGGGTGCTTGCGTACGGTGCGGCCCTGCTCGCAGTCGTGTACTGGCTGGTGCGCTACCGGCGGCGTGGTCGCGACCGTCGACGTACCGAGCCGGCTGTGTCTCGGACCGAACGCCGTGAGCTCACCCGCTCGTTCTGGTCGTTCGCCGGCCCGCGTGCAGTCTCGAGGGTCTGTAACGTCGCGATGCAGCGGGCGGACGTCCTGCTCGTGGGCGCAATCCTCGGAGCCACCGACGCCGCGGTGTATGCCGCGGCGACGCGGTTCCTGGTGCTGGGAACGGTCTTCGTACAGGCGATCCAGCAGGTCATGGCGCCGAAGATCAGCGAATCCGTTGCCCTGGATGATCTCGACCGGGCCCGGACGATCTACGAGACCACCACCACCTGGCTTTCGCTGATCTCGTGGCCCGTCTATCTGCTCGCCGCCAACTTCGCGTACTTCCTCCTCGGTGTGTTCGGCCCGAGCTACGTGTCTGGCGAGACGACCGCCGTCATCCTCTGCCTCACGATGCTCGTCGCCACTTCCTGTGGCCCGGTCGACACCGTGCTCCTGATGGCGGGCAGAAGCATGCTGAGCCTCATCAATGCCGGAGTCTCGCTCTGCGTCATGGTCTGTGCGGACCTGCTCCTCATCCCGAGTCTCGGCATCGCCGGCGCGGCCATCGGCTGGTCGCTCGGAATCCTGCTGAACAACATGCTGGCTCTGGCGCAGGTCCATTCGACACTGCATATGCACCCGTTCGGTGCGCCACTGCTGGTGGCGGTGACCAGTGGGCTGGTGTGCTTCGGCGTCGTCCCCGCGTTGCTCCATCACCTGATCGCCGATGATCGGGCGGCGCTCTTGGCTGCAGTCGCGGTCGGGTCGACGCTGCATGCGACGGCAATTCGCATGTTTCGCCTCACACTGCGGCTGGATGGATTCTCGATCCAGCAGAAAAAGCCGCAAATCTAA